The genomic window CTCATAAGTCTCTTTAGTAATATCAGTCTTAAGATATTGCTGTGCGAGGTCTGTAATTTTATTTGGCATTAGCTTACCATTGCTTAGCACCGCCTTGAGTGTACCTTTTTCTGTCAATGTATCATATTGCAAGTTACCATTCATATTTGAGCTAAAGACTTCAGGGAGCTGTGCCATTGTGAAAAGTTTAAGTGTATTGACATCTTTGAGTGAGGCATTGAGTTTAGAATTATCAAGCACCGCGTCTATATTGCCCCCGAGTGATTGCGTATGAAAATCTGCATAGAGCGTTTCAGCGAGCTTTGCTATACCTGTGGCTTTAAAGTCTCCGGCAAGTTCTATGCCCGTGGTAAATTTAAGCTTTTTAAGATTTGGAATTACCGCTTCGTAAGGGACATTCACAGCAAAGTCATTAAGATTAATGCTCGTTTTGGTGAGTTTAAGTGTAGCAATATCAGAATCGAGCCTAGAATCTGCGTTGCCTATGCCCTTATCAAGCATTATATTCGAGGCAAGGTTGAAATTTGTATTTGGCATATCTAAATCCATTTCTTTTTTCATTACCGCGTTGTTTGTTATACCCTTGAGATTAAGAGTCGTTTTTGTAGAAATACCTTTATCAAAATCGCTTAACACAGCATCGAGATTAAGCTTCATATTTGCATAGCGCGGCATATATATCATCCACAAGAGTGTATCAAGGGACATATTTTTTACCTGCACTTGCGCACTATGAGGCGCAAGGTCTCTAAGTTCCGCATTAAAGGTTGTCTGTGAATCTGCCACATTCGTGCTACCCCTTACCTCTAAAGATTCCATTCCGCCTATAATATCAGCTTTTGTCGCGTAGCTCCCGCGTATAGGCATACCTGCAAGTGGTGTGAAAGCCGATAAATCGCTCAAATTCACATCAATATGCGTTTTGGTTGTGAGATTACTAATGAGCGTTTCCCCTGTGGAATGGATATTGCCGACATTTGAGTTAAAGTTAAAGTCGTGGTTGAGTTTATCCATATCAAAAAGCGCATTAAGCACGATAGCAAAGGTTGTTTTTGGCACTTCTATTTCAAAGTCTTTTTTAATTAATGTGCTATCGACCAAGCCTTGAGTAATGTTTAAAAGCGCGTTGCCATTGAAATTCATATCCTTATCGCCCTTAATATCAGCATTGAGATTAAGGGCACCGTTTGCGTAGGGCTTCATACCTACCATAGCCAAAACCTCTTTGATTTGCAAGTCTTTGATGTGGGCGATGATTGAAGTAGGCGTGTAGTCTTGCAAAATTACAGCAATATCGGTAAAGGACTTTGCTATATCGCTTGTTGTATTGATTGCGAGATTATTGAACGCACCTTTTGCGGTGGTATTGATAATAAATCCTCCTTGCAATGGCGTATCCACAAGCTCACCAAGTGCTGAAATATCTCTTGCATCGACCTTGAGAGCGATATCAAGTGTTTGTGAGAGGAGTGAGAAATCCCCGCCAAGTGTGATAATAATCTTGTTGCTGTGCGTAATTAAAACATCAATGCTTGAGAATCCTAGCGAAAACTTATCCACATCAAGCTTGAGTGGCGCATACTTATCAATTTGAGATTGCAAAATGCTTTTTACGAGCATATTGCCCGGTGGCGTGAAGAGCACTATAATCACAAGCAATACTAACGCGCAAATAATCCCAAGAAACCACAATAAAACCTTCTTCATTTTTCCCCTCCAATTTTTTATGAAAGTTTAGGCATATTAAGTTGCCTATTTCTGCTCGCGATAATAACGAGCACAAAAATGCTTACGATGATGAGTTTAAACCATAGTGGTAGCGGTTCAGATTCACCCGCAGCATAGCTATGCATACCGGTAAGATAATAATTCACACCAAAATAAGTCATAAGCACCGAGAAAAAGCCAAGCACCGAGGCACTCGCAAAGACAAAAGGTAGATTTGTTTTGCATATGAGTCGCAGGTGCAAGATAATAGCATACACACCAATGCTAATAAGCGCCCAAGTCTCTTTAGAATCCCAGCCCCAGTATCGCCCCCAAGATTCATTTGCCCATACACCACCGAGAAAATTTCCCACACTTAGCAGAAATAGCCCTAAAATCATCGACATTTCATTGAGTGCAGTGAGGGAGAAAATCGAGCTTGTGATATTTTCCCGAGATTGTGTTTTGAGTGTGATTTTAGGGTGGCTAATGATAAACATTAAAAGCGTGATGAGCCCTAGCACAAAGCATAATCCTAAGAATCCATAACTTGCTGTAATCACAGACACGTGGATATTGAGCCAATAAGATTTAAGCACGGGCATAAGATTGCCAATTTGCGGGTCCATATCGCCAAGATAAGCGACAAAGAGCGTAACTCCAGCCAAAAAGCTTGACGCGCACAAAGCAAGGTTTGATTTTCTAAAAAATACCACGCCAGAGAGCATAGCAGCCCACGCAATGTATATCATTGATTCATAAGCATTGCTCCACGGGGCGTGTCCTCCCACATACCAGCGTAACGCCAAGGCACAAGTATGAATGATGAAAAGTAGAAGCAAAATAAGATAGAACGCATTATGTAGGAGTTTATGCAGAGGCTTATTGCGAACAATCGCGCTAAGCACAATGATAAAAAATACCACGCTTATAAGAATATATGGCAGGGTGAGTTGATAGAAAGGATTGTAAGTATTGAGGAAAATTTCTGAATCCACCTTTGCCTGTGATATTAATGTATCCTGCGCGTTTGCTTGTTGATACTCACGCATAGCCCCTATGGCTTTTATCGCCTCGTCCCACTTGCCCGCTTCTAATCCATTTTGGATACCAATGCCTAGCTGCTTATATATTTCTAAAAGCTTCGTTGCCTTTGCCATATCCTCTTGTGCCACAGCGGAGGATATCGCATCAAGCGGAGAGAACCATTGGTTATTTTCAGCCTTGCTATCGGGGAAGATTCTAAGTGCCTCTCCGGTGTAGATAAGATATGCGTAATTAACGCGCTTATCAACATTGATAACATCTTTTTCAAAGGCATTGCGTGAAGCGGGGCTTTTGAGATTTGCCTCCTCGACATAGTTTTGTAAGAGATATTGTCCATCTGCCAAAACATCAGCAAAAGAAATATATTTTTGTTTCTCATCAAGCCCTAGAATCTGACGTAATTGAGGGGTTTCTGTCGCTATCATTTTTACGCCCTGCATTGCATCGGGCAAAAAGGTCATTGTCAAAAATATTTGAGTGGAATCCATTCCTAGAAATTTTGTTTTTTTGGTGATTTGGTGGATATATTCATTTGCAAGTGTGTGAATGGGCTTCGTGCGTCCGCCAAAATCTTGCATTAGCACCTTGTCAAATTCCTTGCTAATCGCACCAAAGCTTTGTATTGCAAGCTTGAGTTGCTCCTCTGTGGCGACATTTAGGAGCGAAGAGGTATTATCCATTTTTTCCATTCTTGCGTGAGGATTTATAGAATCTCTCTCCTGTGTTGCCTCCTGCTGTAATATAGAATCTGCTTCATCTAGTGCCTCTTGCGTCATCTCCTGCGTGTTTGAATATGTTTGCAAATTTGTGGAATCTGTCTGTGCGTGGAGGGTATATGGCAAAAGAGCCGCGCTAAAGGCTAAGGCAATACAAAAGTTTTTTTGTGTTTTGAGGAATCTGCTAAGAGTTCGAAAGCGTCCATTTTTATCAAAAAGTAGCCAAATCACGCCAAGCACGAGCAGAGTATAGCCAATGTAAGTTGGTGTTTTGCCCGGGTCCCTATTCACAGAGATATGCGAACCTTTTTCGTCCGTATCATAGGAGGATTGGAAGAATCTATACCCGCCATAATCAAGCACATTGTTCATAAAGATTCTATATGGCATAGGCGGATTTGCGCCATCTAGCACCTCTACTTGCGAGGCATACGAGGCGGGGGAGTTTGAGCCCGGATATCGTTCAAGCTCAAATTTTTCTAGTTTTAGCTTAAAGGGAAGCGGGACTTGATCCACACCCCACGCGAGAAAAATCATATATTCATCGCTTGTAAGCAGAGTGATGCTTTCTTTTGTGGGTGTGAGATTCCCTTGTCTTAGAATCTGCGTGTCAGTGCTTTGCCCCGCAAAGTCTATCTTTGCATCAAGCACATATATGCCATTTTGTGGGATATGAACCTCGCCTGTGCTGATATGCAAAGGCTTGTCAAAAAATTTTATCGTGCGCTCTATTTTGCTATTGAGTTTTTCATCAATATGCGTTTGAATCTGCGCGTATTGCACATTATTTTGCAAATCCTTGACTTGTATAAAAATATAATGTTCGTTTGTTGTAATAAGATTTGTGCTTTCTCCCTCACGCAAATTCATCATACCCTCAAAACCAAAGTATCGCGTAATCCCCGCACCGAGTATGATAACGATAAAAGAAAAATGTAGGAGCAAGGAGGCATATTTCTTTCTTTGCCACGCCTGTGAAGTAATGAAACAGCCAATGAGTGCAACTACAAGCCATATATGCAGCACATCAAACCAAAATGCGCCATACACATAATATCGTGCCGCCATAGTGCCATCATATTTTTCAATAAATGTTGCAATCCCGCAGCCAATCGCATACACAGCCATTAGCACGAGGGCTACTCGCAAGTCGCAAAAAAGGCTTTTAATAATCTTCATTATATCTCCTCGTTGATTTCTCTATTGATTTGTTGTAAATTTTTTCCAGCCCACGCGCCACTTGCCATATACTCATAGAGTTTTAGCATCTTATCCTGTGGTAAGTAGCCGGGTAACTCATAAATAGCCTCGCCACTTTTGTCTATAAATACAAGCGTGGGTGTGGGGCGCATAGGGGATTTTACATAAGATTCCATAAGGTTATAGGTAGGGATTTTTTGCTCCTTTTCACCAAAATGCAAAATATGTGTTTTTGTGTAGCTTACATTGACATAATAGGGCAGGAAGTGTGCTTTTAGCATCTCTTTGAGCGCGGGATTTTTTGCAATATCATCTTTTAGTTTATCGCAATAGGTGCAATTATTTTTGCTAAAAATAAGAAGCGTGAGTTTGTTTTCATCAGTATTGATATGCTTTGTGTCTAAAAACACATCTTCTAGTCCTGCATAGCTTGATTTATCTCTATTTTCGGCTTGTTTTAGAATCTCGCTTTTATCCTGCGCAGTAGAGATTTTTACCTGTTCGTCCTCACAGCCTACAATACTCAGCATACAGAGCAAAAGAGATATTTTAAAGATTTTTTTCATTCCACAATCCTTCCTTGCTTTCTTTGATGATTTGCATAATGGCATTGGCAAATTGTGTATTATCATTAAAGCAACTACACACGCGATATTCAGGCATTCCTAGCTCCTTTGCTACTCCCGCATATAGAATCTTTAGCTCATACTCTGTTTCGGAATTATCAAGGGTGAATGATGGCGGATAGACTATCATCTTATGCTTTTTGTATTTGCGTATAGTGTCTTTGGTGCTAGGTTCTAGCCATTTCATACGTCCAACTTTTGATTGATAGCTTAGAGCAATTTTTTTAAAGACTATGCCCTTTTGTGCGAGGGCAGATTCTAAAGCCTCCTTGTTTTGATTACAATGCTTTTCATAGGGGTCGCCCTCGTCAATTCGCGCTTGTGGGAGACTATGCGCGGAGAGTAATAGCACAAAATCCTGTGCATTATCCGCCCCAAGAGTTTCCTCTATGCTTTTAACGATACAATCAATATAAAGCGGGTGAGTATGAAAATGTGCGACCTCTGTGATATGTGGCGTGTAATTTAGTCTTTGTAGTGCTTCCCTCGCATCAAGTAAAGATGATTTTGCCGTAGAAAATGAATACTGCGGATAAAGACTAAAAAGCACTATGGATTCTATATTTTGTCGTTGCAAATCCGCTAACACATCATAGGTAAAAGGCGGTGTGTAGCGCATAGCGTAAGTGTAAAGATTTGTAGAATCTAGCTCGTTTAGTTTATTTACAAGATTGAAAGTGTGGGCTGTAAGTGGAGATTTGCCCCCTATTAGCTCATAATTTTTTTTTGTATCTTCCACGCGCCTATGGGTGATGAAATTTGCCAACATTTTACGCATAAAATTGTTTTTTATCCCTAAAATCAAGGGATCGTTAAACACATTTTTTAGGAAACCTTCCACTTCGTAAATACTATTTGGTGCGCCCATATTGAGCAAGACAGCAGCTTGAGATTTGATGATAGATCCTTCATATTATACTTTGGGTTAAAAATTTTAAGTGATAATAAACTACTAAGGTTAATCATTAATAAGGAGAAGCTATGCAAGAATTTGACACCCTCACATTACAAGAAACCTATATGAGCCTTTTGCTGTATCATAAAATCTTTGCCTATTTTTTCGCACTCCCTTTTGTTTTGAATCTGCTCGTTTTGTTTTTTGGCTCTCATAACCTCGTTAAGATGAATAAAAAAATATACTTCATCGCGCCTATCACCTTTTTCCTCCTCTCTGTGGCGGTGCTTAGCGGTGTGAATCTCTGGGTGTTTGGGCATATTGAGTTAGGGCTTAATCTCATTGTGATGATTACATTTTGCCTTTTTGTATTTGTGGGGGAAATATTTCGTATGAAGATTCTCAAAGTCGCTAGACGCACGAGCTTTGAGGCGATGCAAAGCTATATAAGATTTTCAAAGGTGCTTTATGTGCTTGATTTAGTCTTTTTCGCTCTTATCTTGTGGTTTGCCTAATGCAGTTTTTATATCATCAAAATGCTGGAGAATCCCCACTTACACTTAGCGATGAAACCTTTCATTATCTTTTTAAGGTGCGCCGCATTGCGCCAAATGAGCATATCAAAATGCGGAACCTGCGCGATAAAAATCTCTATATCTATGCCATAGCACAGGTGCAAAAAAAATCCGCGCTTATAGAGATTGTTGGTTTAGAATCTACAAATCCCGCAGATTCTAAACATTCAAATGAGGAGGATTTTACACTTTCAAATACTACACAAGATTTTAGAGCTAGTGTGTGTCAATCCCCAGCCTTACATTTATTGTGGGCGATAATTGAACCAAAAGTTATTGAAAAAACACTTCCATTTTTAAATGAACTTGATGTGGCGCGTATAAGCTTTTTTTACGCGCAATTTTCGCAGCGGCAGTTTGCACCCTCTTTAGAGCGATTAAACAAGATTCTTATCCAATCTTGCCAACAATGCGGACGCACCAATCTTATGGATTTAGAAATTTTCAAAAGTTTTGATGAGGTATGCACTGCATATACACCTTTTTACGCCTTTGACTTTGGCGGTGAGGACATACGCGCCTTTATGCCATATAG from Helicobacter typhlonius includes these protein-coding regions:
- a CDS encoding SoxW family protein, producing the protein MKKIFKISLLLCMLSIVGCEDEQVKISTAQDKSEILKQAENRDKSSYAGLEDVFLDTKHINTDENKLTLLIFSKNNCTYCDKLKDDIAKNPALKEMLKAHFLPYYVNVSYTKTHILHFGEKEQKIPTYNLMESYVKSPMRPTPTLVFIDKSGEAIYELPGYLPQDKMLKLYEYMASGAWAGKNLQQINREINEEI
- a CDS encoding translocation/assembly module TamB domain-containing protein codes for the protein MKKVLLWFLGIICALVLLVIIVLFTPPGNMLVKSILQSQIDKYAPLKLDVDKFSLGFSSIDVLITHSNKIIITLGGDFSLLSQTLDIALKVDARDISALGELVDTPLQGGFIINTTAKGAFNNLAINTTSDIAKSFTDIAVILQDYTPTSIIAHIKDLQIKEVLAMVGMKPYANGALNLNADIKGDKDMNFNGNALLNITQGLVDSTLIKKDFEIEVPKTTFAIVLNALFDMDKLNHDFNFNSNVGNIHSTGETLISNLTTKTHIDVNLSDLSAFTPLAGMPIRGSYATKADIIGGMESLEVRGSTNVADSQTTFNAELRDLAPHSAQVQVKNMSLDTLLWMIYMPRYANMKLNLDAVLSDFDKGISTKTTLNLKGITNNAVMKKEMDLDMPNTNFNLASNIMLDKGIGNADSRLDSDIATLKLTKTSINLNDFAVNVPYEAVIPNLKKLKFTTGIELAGDFKATGIAKLAETLYADFHTQSLGGNIDAVLDNSKLNASLKDVNTLKLFTMAQLPEVFSSNMNGNLQYDTLTEKGTLKAVLSNGKLMPNKITDLAQQYLKTDITKETYEDAGLNANIDKNLIIADIGLKSHNTIIAAKGASIDMDKNTINADLKFQIKDKYIYLKARNKLSSPDINIDASDLIKAEATKAISKGAEKAIDKYIKDDKAKEGAQKLLNSIFK
- the ccsA gene encoding cytochrome c biogenesis protein CcsA translates to MKIIKSLFCDLRVALVLMAVYAIGCGIATFIEKYDGTMAARYYVYGAFWFDVLHIWLVVALIGCFITSQAWQRKKYASLLLHFSFIVIILGAGITRYFGFEGMMNLREGESTNLITTNEHYIFIQVKDLQNNVQYAQIQTHIDEKLNSKIERTIKFFDKPLHISTGEVHIPQNGIYVLDAKIDFAGQSTDTQILRQGNLTPTKESITLLTSDEYMIFLAWGVDQVPLPFKLKLEKFELERYPGSNSPASYASQVEVLDGANPPMPYRIFMNNVLDYGGYRFFQSSYDTDEKGSHISVNRDPGKTPTYIGYTLLVLGVIWLLFDKNGRFRTLSRFLKTQKNFCIALAFSAALLPYTLHAQTDSTNLQTYSNTQEMTQEALDEADSILQQEATQERDSINPHARMEKMDNTSSLLNVATEEQLKLAIQSFGAISKEFDKVLMQDFGGRTKPIHTLANEYIHQITKKTKFLGMDSTQIFLTMTFLPDAMQGVKMIATETPQLRQILGLDEKQKYISFADVLADGQYLLQNYVEEANLKSPASRNAFEKDVINVDKRVNYAYLIYTGEALRIFPDSKAENNQWFSPLDAISSAVAQEDMAKATKLLEIYKQLGIGIQNGLEAGKWDEAIKAIGAMREYQQANAQDTLISQAKVDSEIFLNTYNPFYQLTLPYILISVVFFIIVLSAIVRNKPLHKLLHNAFYLILLLLFIIHTCALALRWYVGGHAPWSNAYESMIYIAWAAMLSGVVFFRKSNLALCASSFLAGVTLFVAYLGDMDPQIGNLMPVLKSYWLNIHVSVITASYGFLGLCFVLGLITLLMFIISHPKITLKTQSRENITSSIFSLTALNEMSMILGLFLLSVGNFLGGVWANESWGRYWGWDSKETWALISIGVYAIILHLRLICKTNLPFVFASASVLGFFSVLMTYFGVNYYLTGMHSYAAGESEPLPLWFKLIIVSIFVLVIIASRNRQLNMPKLS
- the hemH gene encoding ferrochelatase translates to MGAPNSIYEVEGFLKNVFNDPLILGIKNNFMRKMLANFITHRRVEDTKKNYELIGGKSPLTAHTFNLVNKLNELDSTNLYTYAMRYTPPFTYDVLADLQRQNIESIVLFSLYPQYSFSTAKSSLLDAREALQRLNYTPHITEVAHFHTHPLYIDCIVKSIEETLGADNAQDFVLLLSAHSLPQARIDEGDPYEKHCNQNKEALESALAQKGIVFKKIALSYQSKVGRMKWLEPSTKDTIRKYKKHKMIVYPPSFTLDNSETEYELKILYAGVAKELGMPEYRVCSCFNDNTQFANAIMQIIKESKEGLWNEKNL
- a CDS encoding 16S rRNA (uracil(1498)-N(3))-methyltransferase, translating into MQFLYHQNAGESPLTLSDETFHYLFKVRRIAPNEHIKMRNLRDKNLYIYAIAQVQKKSALIEIVGLESTNPADSKHSNEEDFTLSNTTQDFRASVCQSPALHLLWAIIEPKVIEKTLPFLNELDVARISFFYAQFSQRQFAPSLERLNKILIQSCQQCGRTNLMDLEIFKSFDEVCTAYTPFYAFDFGGEDIRAFMPYRESTQSNATRDLESTRLKFAQDSKIIPQDSQTLRIMVGAEGGFSDAERARFDKIVSLKEGTILRSESACVFLASIAKLWQKP